A segment of the Pelecanus crispus isolate bPelCri1 chromosome Z, bPelCri1.pri, whole genome shotgun sequence genome:
AGCTTTTACCGTTACGTGTTTGGCCCCTCTCCTCaacatattttcagtaaatacCATTTATTCATAGAAGAATTCTTTTATATTTAACTTAAATTGTTTAAATTACTTATACCTTTCATAGATTCCAGGATGACTAATTTGTATTAGCTGCTGTACCCCATCAGGAGTAGTTAACTTACACCAGCCTACATCTTCATTTaccttagaagaaaaaaaaattgcaagtattaattttctgctgcagtctgaagaaaaaaaaatcaagtataaTATGCCAATTTAAGAACTAAGTATCTCTGAACATTCCActttaaacactgaaaaatttgTGTTTTGCGAAGGACAGAATTTGGTACAGCCTGCTATGACAAATGCAGGAGTGGGGAGGCAGCAAGAACACCTGGCATGGCCCCAACACTTGTGCTATTcaagaataaattatttctaaaagtgTGCAGAAATGTTTCCAAACCTGTAGAATAttcacttcttcctccttttatcATGAGTGAGTATACAGATTTGAGCTAGCTCACATCAGGAAGTTATACTGTATGTTTTGACACACTGACTATCATATTTATATTGTAATAGAGACATCCCCAGAAacttttaacatctttttttgtgTCTTGTCACTTAGGGTAATAAGCCAAAAGTCTCAGCAGTCAACCTTGAATCCCACACTCACGTAATCCTTTTTGCAAAAATCAACATAGTCTTTTTACTTCTATATTGAGTAGATCTAAAAACGTATATGGAATACCATATGCGCAAGGTTACTTTTCTGAGTAATTTTTCACTATCCATTTGCTCAATTATagataatttgaaataaaaaccaaatacTCCCTTCTTTGATCAGTGTCAGCACTTCTTAAAAGGATAAAGTTTCATTTGCCTCTTTAGGCATCAGTTATgcactcaaaatatttttctggtttcGTTTCTGGTTAGAACACTGGCAGTACATTAATGGTGGTGTTTACGCATAGTTCCCATTTTCATCTAGACTACTAAACAAGCTCAAGACTAAGCCACAGCAGCAAACTGCTGTGAGTTACGAATCTCTCAAAAGACTTCAATTTGTATTACAGGCatcaaaactttcttttctgcttcctcaTTAGTATCCCAGTAACACTTTTTCATGAAGAGTTTTAATAATAGTCATTCCTCTAACTCATTCGTTACCTGGATCTTACTAGAGGAAGAGCTGAAATCCCAGACCATATTCAAGGTTGTCCCATCCCAAAAAGCAGCATGGACTTTATGATCCGAGTACACGACGAGTCTTCCTATGCTGGGAATAACCTTTTCATACAGCAAAACTGGCAACATTTCTCGTCCATCTGTCTCAGGTACCTAGAACCAAACAAATACGTTAAAAACGTGAGGAAAGTTTACTTACATCATTACAGCTGTTTATATCTCTCCCAGGTTTTCAATTCACTTGTTTTTCCAGACCACAATGAGCTCTCTTTATCATGCAATTGCTTTCTGCTTCACAAATACACCTTTACACTGCATGTGTTTGGTTCCCAAATAGATACCTGCTGATCTTTGAGGATACACTCACCATTCTTCCTTCTAGATTAGGTCCTACACCCTATAGTCTGTACAATCATCCTTATAACACTGAAAGATTTATAAATCTTCAGCTACATACCattttccagcagcagagatAATAGTTATGAGTTAATGATAGTTTAGTCTTGTAGCAGTACTGAAgtattctgagaaaaaaaaaaaaaaaaaatttaagcattTCATACTTACTATGTCTTCTAAACAGTTGTGACCTTTGTTCTGTAAATTTATGGACAACCTCAGTGCTAACataaattcatttaatttttatacttAATGTCTTAATAAGTGTTATGGGTAATTTTAACTACTGTCCTTTCAAAGTCAGAGACATTAATGTAACAAGGATAAAATAAACTTACTTGGTTGCCTGAGTAATAATGGAGGATATAGAGTATGGATTTCCTGGTACATCAGGAGGTAGGCTGTTTACTGAAtacatcttttcttctctctgcagtAAAGAGCAGAAAGGAGGTGAGTTAGTTACAGGTACTGTAGCATGAACACAGTATTAAGAGGTTGCAAGATACCAAATTTCTGACCTCTCAGAAAGCAGCTATAATCACATTTGAATTTGTCCCACAACACAGATAAATATCCccttgaaaagtaaaaaaacaagcTGTTGTATCCTTTAAGCCTACTTCTGTGGGAAGAAACATTCCGTTTCCACACGCTCAAGACCAAGAAGTTCTCTTATCAGAGAGCAGACTGTAATTCATTACCGAGTAACTATGTTTGACTACAAGTTAAAGGCTAGGTTTGAAGGGTACAAAGTTGACCcttaattctgctttaaaaatacaaagcactgCATAAGCACTTGAGAAGATCTCTGCTCTGGGGGAACTAAAGGATAGACACCCTGAGGCAAAACTGCTTCTCCAGCACTGAACAGCTGGTCTGTGGCAAAGCCAGAACAGAACCTGCATCTTCTAGGTTCTGTCTCcatataataaaaaagaaaacactttcaagTACATAAAGATCAAACTCTAATAAATATGTTAGTTTAAAGACTAAACTTCTAAATTAGTGAGAAATGCTTATTGTAGAACTTACTGCAGTACATACTTGAGCTTGGGAAATAAATGTTACAATGACCAAGATTTTTCTTACTCTGTCTataatttacagaaatacattcTGAAAAAGGAATAATCTCATTTTTTGTATGATTGCTTGCTTGATTCAGTCATTATAGTAATTACCAATGTAGGGACTTCACTATAGACTGCATAGCCAAATGTCTTAAAACTAAGAGAACTGCTAACTTGCAGTAATGtggaacatattttaaaatagccttacagttttataccttttttgttcctttctggATTGCATAATGTATGAAATAGTTTCCCAAAAATGCTCCCTCTGACTTGAAAAATGAGCCATCACCAGGATAAATTTCTGTGATGTTTGTCCTACCATGGATAAATCTAAGAGAAATAACAAGATTTTtaacaagtatttaaaatgctgtgtcACTAGACAAGCAAAACAGGCTAGTACACTTGAAGAAAGCACTTAGCAGAAACACATTTCCAACACAACTCTCACATGAGAAACTTTCTACTCTTTCACAAACAGCAGTGTaccaattatttcttttaacacGGAAGATTAGCATTACCAGGctttttgtttgcatgtgtgcatgGCAGGTGGAAGTTAAACAAGGTAAGGAAAGCTTTTGTGTGTTGAGGTAAATATCTCACAGGAGCTGCTTATTCCACTGACCACAAAATACAGTgattctgaagagaaaaatccgATTTTCTTAGTGGACCAGCACCACCTAGTGTACACAGAGAACTGTCAGACTGAATGATTCCTGAACAACCTGAAGGTCTTCATTTCCACTGCAGCTGTGTGTTTTTCACTGAGATCAATGGTCTTTCACTTGTGATCATACAGTATGTTGGAGCCTAAAATCCATTTAATGACCCAGTTCTGCAACTCTGTGGTTAGATGCCTGGACTTTGGTAATACAAGACTAAGTATGCTAAAAGAAATGAGGTATAGTACTGAAGAGCTGCTAAACATTTTGTTCAGATGAGACGAAAATTTAGGAATtacactgagaaaaatgaagaatactGGGCAGAAAGATTAAAGCTTTAAAGACCAATTATGCTTTTATCAAAGACTTTTAGATGCTGATAGCAACTGTAGCACTTTCAAAGTTTGTATAACAGATCTGAAAGggcaatttaaagaaaaaaatgtctttttttttccttaaaccaTATGGACAAGGTGATTTGCCAGGAAAACCCACAGTTTAGCTGCCTGCAACATGCGAATTACGTAGGTCACCAAGACAAACGTTTCTAAAGTGTGAAATCTTCAGCATCAGAAGCAGCAATGTAATTTGCAAAGAAACCAAGCAGCACAATTGTCAGTGAAGTCTGTGGGAGCTCCAGCTGTCTGGTAAACCTTTTAAGAAATCAGATAATCAGATCACTTCTTTAAAAGCCTTAAACATGATTTCAGATTGTTTGTTTCAGACGTACCCACTTTCAGACCTGGAATTACACTGTACTAGAAAACTGAAGTCCAATGAACGAACAGCAGAAATGAACAGATGTCTTACATGAAGATTGTGTACAATTTCTCAGAGCGAGAAAAGGACAAAGTaagacatttaatttaattttaaagcttaaTGTCCACACAAATGAAGTCTTCCAAAGGTGAAACACATGATCGTCTACATACCTATAAAAAACACCCTGGCACCATACAATTTGAATTAGCTGAGGGCATGAatacttttcagtatcttgattCTGAAAGAAGTCACAGAAAGTCCACCTGTGTATAATACAATAAAAGCTCCAGTAAGTCCGAAGGTCAGgggttttttctgtgtgctggTAATCATTTCTGTACAAGAACAGATGCGTGTACACCTATTCAAAGGAAAAGGGGCCACATATTTTCAGAGTCCTCAGATTCCTTAGTTATCCACATTAGTTACCAAATTAGTGTTCTCACACCTGCAAAGTTTTGATTATTTTAGTGGTGCTGACAGAGAACATATGCCACTGGCCCAGCTCAGAAGAATTATCttctcaaaaatgaaaaaaccccaaagcaaccCAAAACCTGTGCTCTTTTTTCAgtattctctttttcatttacatatttatacagcatgtcagaaaataaaatttattttttgctggaCTAATTACTGTATATTAATTACAGTAGGATACAGACTGTTGATTTCACAAATGTCATGTTTCAAGAAGTTCCTAAAAAGAAGGAATACaatagtaatatttttatttttatagctaGAATTCAGTTATTTTGCTAGAGGCTGGAGTTCCAAATTGCAGAACTGTAAAACATATGTTGACAACTACGAAGTAAACAGCTTAAATTACCTGTGTAAATGTGGGGCTCTGCAGCTGAGTGGCAAAGCTGTAGGTAAACGAGAAACTGTTTCATGTGTTTCGGGGTCTATTAAAACATCACCTTCTATAGCTGTATGGTTGTTTTTCTCACATGTCTTCATTACATTCTTAACAGTATGTAAGTTGTAGCACATCAGTGCCAGCAACAAAGGGTACTTCCATTCTTCTGGGTAGGAGGAAACAGACCAACACTGTGTAACCCATGTGTATTCACAAGAACAATTTGTGTAGAACGAAGGGACTCCATCTCTGTCTTTTTGGTCCTTTGGTTTCGTTGGTTCTCTGCATTCACCTTCAGCACAACCATGTTCATTCTTCTTATTCTCTATTCTCATTTGTTTCGATGACATTTCTGCAACAGAATTTTTACTTGATTTTCCATACTGATGTCTGGTTTGATAGTTGCTGTTCTTCTGAGAGAAGCATAAGGATGCTGCAGATGCCTGGCTGACTTTGCATAAGAACTCCACTGTAAATTCTTGCTGCAATTCTGACAGGTAAAGGTGAGCATAACCATCTACTGATGAAATCTTCACGCTGCCATTGTCCATACATCTTGTCAGATCAACTGTAGCAGGGTCAGGCCATCTAATTTCAAAGATATCACTGAAAAGAATCTAATACAAGATACAAGAAAAAGGATTGGAATGTGCAGCAAGATAAAAATGACCTGCTTCCCAGAAATTACAGTGGatgatttaaatttaaatgaattcAGTCATCCTGCAAGGTGATGTACAGCAAGAAACTTTATTGTGTATTTATTCGCATACATGAACTCAAGAGGAAGCAAAATACCTAACCTTCATATCTGCTTCCTCCTATTCTAACAGAGTTCTATCTAGCAATACTGTTTTAATCTAATATGAATTCATAAACTAGTAGGTACATGGCCAACTGACCAGGTACAACTGCCCACAGACAGTAGGTATTTCTGTTGCCAACTGCTTCTTAAGAGACACTGAAGAGAAAGCCTAAATTATCTTGATCATGTCAGTTATGAGTAGACTCCATGGAAAGCCTACATTAAAATTGTGTACATTAAAACCCCGTGTGCTCTGAAATCCTCTCTTTCTTTATAAAATCTAAATAAGCCTGTAAAATTGCATGTCACATGTATTTAAGTGTTCTTACCAAAATGGAAATTTATTGAAAGTGTTTTGTGGCTAGGTGGGCAATCGTACTTAAtcccacagcactgcagattAAGTCACGCAGCTATTGCTAGGATGTGGataaaacatatttctgaagaagaatttaaaatataataaagatTTTAGACTTTTACAATACAACATTTGGAAAGTCTCAAAAGAATAGCCTCATCTTACTGCCATGATATTCAAGTACAGATTGCTGCTTCAATTAGCACttttgttcaaaacaaaaaacattttcacagcaTATGCCCTTGTGCTACCCCGTCTACAAAAATGAAGACTATTGTCAACAAATTACTCCAAACAAGCACTGCATCTACCTCAACCCCCAGATTAAAGCTTTGCCCAAAGAGAAGACAGAGTTCAGAAAATGCACTAATCGCCTTCTAAAACTATAAACAAGATAGAGAATGCCCTTCTAGCCATCTGCAGAAGTTCTGCCctaaaatgatgtatttttctttgtattgtcCTTATACCTGATCATCACCTAGACAATAGTCCTCGTCTGCTTTCAGCTGAAGACTCCAGGTAAAGCACTGGATCccaaataaacacagaaatgcaaaccCTCTTAAATAAGGTGTAAAAAAAACTTAGCAAATGGGTATTCACACTCCTCATAATTTGTTTTATCTCAACTTAATCAGCCTTGTCTCACTTGACCGACTTTTAATTAGATATGTTTCAGCCCCAATCATACCTTGGCCCAGCACTGGAAAAGCCTAGAGtccaataaaaatgaaacacgGCAGCACTAGTGTATTAGTAAGGTGGGAAAGTCTGCTGAAGGTATTTGGGGCACCAAAGATGAAAATTTACCATAAAGAACTGCAAAAGGaccctattttaaaaaaaaaaaaaaaaaaagttaagtgaCCAGACAAGGCTGCAGATAAAGATTCAGTGGAGGTAAACATAGTGTGCTATGAATAGGGAAAAGCAATCCTTACTTTACATATAAAAGGAttggtgagaccccacctggagcactgcatccagctctggagccctcagcacaagaaggacatggacctgttggagcgggtccagaggagggcaacaaaactgacccgagggctggagcacctctcctacgaggacaggctgagagagttggggttgttcagcctggagaagagaaggctgcggggagatcTTAACTGCAGCCTTttaatacttaaagggggcttatgagaaagatggggacaaactttttagcagggcctgctGAGGTAGGACAAGgcgtaatggttttaaactaaaagcgggtagattcagactagtaaaaagaagaaattttttacgctgagggtggtgaaacactggaacaggttgcccagagaggcggcagatgccccgtccctggaaacattcaaggtcaggttgcacggggctctgagcaacctgatctggttgaagctgtccctgctcactgcagtggggttggactagatgacctttaaaggtcccttccaacccaaactactTGATGATTCTACGGGCTCTGAGCTGACTACCACCACCCAGGAATAAAGATCTTGGTGTTATGATTGAGAGTCCCATAAAAACATATTCTATGTTCAGCAGCAGTTTAAGCACTGTATCAAATGTTTGAAAATTCTAGGAAAGGAACAACAACAGAAGGTATAATCATACTACTGATTATATTCATGGTTAACCTGCATTTTGAATACTGTTTGCAGTTCTCAGCAGGCCACACCACTGACAAGATCCCCCTCATCAAGCTCTTTAGAGATCGTTAGCATGGCCAAAGCAGAGCCTAAGCAAACCGTAGTACTAGCTGGTTTTGAATTCAAGCATAAGCAAAGTAATACAGCATAACATAACTGCAGAAGCGTTCTTGCACCCAGCGGCCCAGTAGAAGTATGGTCACTGCTAGTAACAGGCCACAGGCCTTAGCCTAACTGTGTCTTATGCTACCTGTGCAAGGCCCCAGGCTGGCCCGTCAGGATTGTTACCAGCTTGTTATGAGAACATGCTGAGCAAACTGGAGCTTGATAACTGTTATCTTGTTACGATGGACTGCTGAGGCATCAGAAGTACCAAAGGCCTTGAAAATACAGGGACTGATTGAAAGTGGAGGCCACAAAACAATAAACTGATAGTGAATTACTTAAGAAGTATAATCTCAAGAGCTACAAAAACACTCGCTttaagcaaagcagcagctgataAACTCAGGGTGAAAAACAAAGAacgacaacaacaacaacaaaaaaacccaagcaacaGGATAAGGCACTTGCTGTGGCCTGGGAAAGTTATCCCTCCACATCCTGAAACAGGTAGTCACAGTGGAAGCTTTAAGTTAGACACTGTCTAGAAACCCAGCCATCTTCCAGAAGATGATCCTGGCCTGGGGGAGGGTGGAGGGTTACCCACTGGAGCTAACACAGGGCgtcagctctgtgctgctgtacctTGCAGTGAATGCACAGCATGACTGCTAAGGCCCGAGTGCTGTTAAGCACATAGTGATACTGACTGACAGCGTTTCCAGCAACCAATCATTAGCATGAAGTGTGTTACTAATGAAGTGTCAGtctaaaagttttaaaacttaaaactgGCTTAGCGGTTGTCTTAAGACTCGCACCGCAGGGTGCACACACGCTCGCATGCATTCAGTGGGAACCCCAGAGGGATGCTGATGAGAGTGAAGCTCCTAGGAGGGGCAAATGGGGCCTCTGGAAGGACCTTCAGCCTGGCCTGGGGCAGCGCTCCCAGAGCGACACCCTGCCCCAGTCCTCTCGCAACAGGTACTTCGGCGGGGAAACAACGGGATTCTGAACCCGACAGCCTCTCGGAAAACACTGTCCTATTTCACTGAGTCTTCCCTGAAAGGTTTCAAGTGCAGGAAAGTGACAATACGTACAGCAGCTCATTCTATAACATGTACAAAGGCCTAGGCTTTAGTCTTACTATGAGTAAACTAACTCTTTAGTGTTCTGCTACAAAGGATATGCATAAGTAGAGGACTAAGGAACAGTTGAAACTGTAATTTAAGATGGCAGTATTCTAATCAAGTTGGCAAAGGCATTAGCCAAACTGTAGGTCTTCAAGGCCTGTACTCGTACACCTGCCTGTGATGATACCTAAGCCCACTCTGCCAGGCTGCTCGGGaagtttattttacaaaagcatTACACGTGTTAACtctcaccttttttctttctggaggtATAAGACGTGAAGGCAAGTACGGGCGAGAAGAAAACTTGTTCCGGAAATCTAGAGCTCGTAGAATTTGTGCCTATTGaagggcaaagaaaaacaaaccaccacaaccCTGTTGTACCGTCAGTTTTCCTATGCAGCGCTAAAACTTTTAGCTGCCTTCGTCCTCTTTTCTG
Coding sequences within it:
- the CZH5orf34 gene encoding uncharacterized protein C5orf34 homolog: MAAESLMVLYGDESVEVHYAEGARLLLSPCGCQYLYEAALPAAAHPLQPAASTRQRVAFALSAYRAQILRALDFRNKFSSRPYLPSRLIPPERKKILFSDIFEIRWPDPATVDLTRCMDNGSVKISSVDGYAHLYLSELQQEFTVEFLCKVSQASAASLCFSQKNSNYQTRHQYGKSSKNSVAEMSSKQMRIENKKNEHGCAEGECREPTKPKDQKDRDGVPSFYTNCSCEYTWVTQCWSVSSYPEEWKYPLLLALMCYNLHTVKNVMKTCEKNNHTAIEGDVLIDPETHETVSRLPTALPLSCRAPHLHRWTFCDFFQNQDTEKYSCPQLIQIVWCQGVFYRFIHGRTNITEIYPGDGSFFKSEGAFLGNYFIHYAIQKGTKKREEKMYSVNSLPPDVPGNPYSISSIITQATKILQYCYKTKLSLTHNYYLCCWKMVPETDGREMLPVLLYEKVIPSIGRLVVYSDHKVHAAFWDGTTLNMVWDFSSSSSKIQVNEDVGWCKLTTPDGVQQLIQISHPGIYERYIRTAIEWCRSLNESKEIPEYTAHSVTEENWSADAELEKIQRFNFLLDNSNVLERTSAAKTNPSGTTVRKTENGSEPEEISEGCVLEALEKTSKVIQDIESLLAASGK